From the Trifolium pratense cultivar HEN17-A07 linkage group LG4, ARS_RC_1.1, whole genome shotgun sequence genome, the window CAAACAAGTATCAATGCGAATATATTGGAATGAAAGTTCCAAAGTTACTGCATAGCAAACGGAAAAGTTAATCTTTCAAAATATTGGTATCAAACAGGATAATCGGACATAACACTATTTTCTCAATTaaggttcttttgtttttctcaagcagaagattgaatgtttttgaataatcaagaatgagaaaatcgGACATAACACTATTTGCTCAATTaaggttcttttgtttttctcaagcagaagattgaatgttcttgaataatcaagaatgagaaaatgagTATCACACATGCATGAATGCAAATATGTGGAAAGGAAGTTCAAAAAATTACGGTAGCAAACAAAAGATAATATCTTTCAGGGTTCTCGGCACAGAGCATACCTGTTACATAATAAATCGTCTGAAAGAAATGTCATTAGTCACCACAACAAGTTTGTAGGCTGCATACCAGAGAGGTTGTACCACCTTTAAGAGCTCACCTGTATTCAGTTAATAAATCCAAGACTTGCAGTCAAAAGCATTGACAGATACAACTTTGTTATGGTTTCATTCATTGGTCGCAATGCCAGCATCCTCATATGACATGGTGGTCTGCATAATGCCATATATACCTTTGAGAAATAGTTCAGACTCCAAAGAGTTAGTTCCTTAGAGAATTTCTTTGATACCTTTTATCAATAGGCTAATCCAACACAAGCATGCACtccattttgcatttgcaaaatcacttcATATTACAGTTGCAAAATTGTATTTAAGGACTAGgtcatcaaagcacaatagCTAATATTTGTGCcttatattatgaataaaattttatattaaaattgcatttaaggcaactactagctttcacattaaggcatcatccaacatttttgggTTATCAAGACAATCCCTTACACAAATCATGGAAAAAAGTATAATCGTCTGATtatcgaatttggagttagtgGACTCATGTATACCATACCACCCTTTATAAAtattgaagggaaaaaaaatcatcttgGTGACAGTTTCATAATAAGACAATAGAGAGACCATACACGTTTTGAATAAAAGTTCATATGAAAATTTCTTTAAAGGTCAAACAAACATCCATCATTTCCTTTATGAATAAAGAGTTTGTAATGCATTTTAcaaaggtcattgaggcatccatcccttacaaaacttatgaaacattaggaattagggtcattaagttcataatacAAATACACTTATGATTGCAgcagttgcaaaattgaatttagggactgaGGATCATCGAATCAAAATAGATATCCATTCAAGCATTATGAATTTTGGGACAAAACACCTTTTgctcaattaataaggttcttCTGTTTTTCTCAAGCAAAAGATTGAATGTCttgaataatcaagaatgagaaaaatggttAAGGCTCTACCTTTTTTCAAGAAAAGAAATGAATGTTCTTGACTAAATAAGAAATAGACATATTGGTACGTACAAAATAGGTGTCTCAATGCAAATATATTAGATTGAAAGTTCCAAAATTACCATAGCAAACGAAAAAGTACTATCTTCCAAAATATTGGTACCAAACAGAGTCTTGGGAGAAAACACCTTTTGCTGAATTAGTAaggttattttgtttttatcgagcagaagattgaatgttgaataatcaagaatgagaaaatgagTATCTGAACATATGCATCAATGCAAATAagtgaacaaaaataaaaaaaattaccatagCAAACGAAGGTTATCTTTCAACCTCAGGGTCTCGACATAGAACATATAATCAGTTTATTTTGAATgttcttaaaaaaattgtgtttgattgTCTAATAATCTCCACTCGagaaatcaaaacataaaaaattgagacAGGAATCATATACCTCTTGATGTGgacttttcattttcaaatttgggATCAAAAGTTGATCTGATTCGTGCATGAAGCCACACCAACACCTGAACCATCAACCTGCCCTTTTACCCACGCCAGCATGCTTTAAACTTCTGTTACAGTCCTCCACTAACAGTTCCATGAGATTTCGGTTTCGAAATCACTGTTGAACCTTGGGAATTAACCACCTTATTAGCATGCTGAACCTGAACACTGCTATGTTCACCAATAAAAGGTTTTGTATttatcaagcagaagattgaatgatCAAGAACGTTAAAAATGGTTAAGGTTCTACCTTTTTCAGTTACTAAATCCAAGACTTACATCTATAAttatcaacacaaatctagTGCTATCTGATTCTTATACCAACACCCACCAAAATTTTTCGGATTTCACAATAGGTCTGAAGTAAAAAAAGACTAACGGATACCAGATAAATATTATAAGAACTAGTTTAGACTCCAAAGAGTTGGTTTCTTTATACTTATTTTCAGTTGATCCGTTTCTTCCTTAGAGAATTCCTTTGAAACCCTTATCAGTAGGCTAATCAATCAAACACAAGGAAGCACttccttttgcatttgcaaaatcacttcttACTGTAGTTGCCAAATTGCATTTAGGGCCTAGGGTCATCAGAGCACAAAAGATAACATTCATgccttatattatgaatgaaatattatattaatattgcatttaaggcaacaactagctttcacattaaggCAATCCCCTTACAAAAATCATGGAACAAAGTATATCCATCTTATTGTCGAATTTGGAGTTGGTAAGCTCATCCACATTTAGGGTCATAAAAAGACTATAGACACCATCaagattttgaataaaatttcatattaaaattgcttcgctttgctttgaaagtcaccatccaacttttccattatgaataaagaattcatagtACATTTTCCTCAACGGTATTTGAGGTATCCATCCGTTGCAAAACTTATGtaacattagggacaagggtAATTAAGTTtgtaatgcaaaatcacttctaattgcagtGCAAAATTGAACtaagggactaagggtcatcatagcagaatatatatccagtcatgcattattatgaataaaaattcataactttttttaatggaaaagaggacaccgatagagacaattgtttgagtagcaattaaggcaacaactagctttcacattcagggactagggtcattaagttcatccaacattttactaTATGGTCATTGAGGCATATCTATGATCCATCcgttaaaatttataaaacaacggatattcatcgattccaacGGTCAAATTTGGGGTTACTAGAGCAATATACTCCACCCCATTTTTAACAcccttttaaattttgattaacaAAATTGAAGGTTCAATTTATTCTCAAACAGAAGATTCAATGTTCTTAAataatcaagaatgagaaaaatgggtaaGGTTCGACCGTTTTTCAAGCATaaaattgaatgttcttgaataatCATTTTCCTCTATTTTTTAAACCATGCCATATAGAAATCCAAGAAAAAGTTTACCAGGCTCCGTAGACAGTGCAATTAGGTCCTTCAATATCACAAGTTCTGTCGAAAGTTCTTCAGAACCCAAAAGTTTTAGATACTCCATTGCTGTGGTCAGCAACCCTTGACTTGCTAAGATTTCAGCATATTTCTCAACAAGCTTGCACAGAGAGGCACTAAAGCGCTTCTGCCCAGTTGCCAAGGCAAGAACAATAGTTTTTTCCATCAAATCCTAACATGTATAATTGCTGGTTGTCAAACTGTACTATTGGTAAGTGAGAGTTTTATACTATAGTTATACATATTTACATGTACAAATACGAGTATCAATCTTACCTGAAGAAATTTCAAAGAGTTGCAGCTCCTTGACcaaatttcaaatgttttatcAATATTTCCAGCACATATAAAACAAAGAGTAGCAGCTAATGTATTGCCATCCCCCATGAGTTTTGAAGCAAGTGTGTCGCAGAGCATAGTCCATTCATCTCTCTGAGCAAACTGTAAACATGTGAAGACAAGAATTATAATAGCTTACTATAAAAATACCCGATAATCAAAATTTATGTCCCATTGGGGATTTTATAGTTTATGCTAAGAAAAAGATAAACCATCCACATATTGCATCATGATCTTAGATATCACTCAATATGACAACTGTAGCAATAGTATGTAGACAACATATGTCAAAAGGTTGAATCAAATTAGTTTGTTAATAGTAACAATTAGGGAGTTGGACAGTGTTGAAAATTGATCATGGTGGCACCAAGGCAGGGAAAGTTGACAGACCACAATACAATGGGAGTGGTGTATTGGTTTTCGTATGGTGGGGCATGGTGGCCGCAATGAAGTTGGTGCTCGCAATCATAATCTGCCATCGACAACATCGAAGTTACTTGAGTTAGTTACAGCGTATAATAAACATCATAGGCCtgttgcctataaataggaatAGGGGTTGAGATGGAGAGGATGGAAGTCAACTGGGAGAGTTTAGATCTCTCGAATACCTGAGTTTTGTTACTGCATCCAATAAAGATTTCTCTTTCCTGATCCAATTTCTATCacttggtatcagagctctagTCTTGGAGTTGGGGAGCATTTAGAGTGAAAGTAGGTTCAAGAACAATGCCAAGATTTGACGGGAGTGACAAATGTACTGTTCTGGGTAAAGTTAAAAGCGTGGACCAACAAGAACCAGTGGGACGGGTAGAAACagaaaaaagaataaaagtgGCCAAAGACAAAGAAAAGGGGAAAACAGCATTTGCAAACTCTTAAACGAAAATCAACAATCAGAAAACAGGCAAAAACGAAGCAATGAAGGCAGAAAACAACCAGAGGTTTAAGTGAGTCTGAACACTACTAAAATTTTCATACGTAACTCCGTATTCCCTTTTAATCAATTTAAGAATTATAGGAAGACTAAAATGATGAGCATACTTTAAAAACTAACCGAAAAAACAGTTAGATCAGCAGCAAAGACCAATGAGACTTACAAGAGCAAGGGTTTCTTTCCAGAATTTTAGAGGCCTGGTGTTCACAAGGCTTAAGAGATCATTGCTCACCATCGCTGAAACAACCTGAAAATAGAAATGAACCACAAATGAAAGagatttacaaaaaataaatatctgaTAGGAATTTGACAATTTTTGTTGGATATGAAATTTAAATAGATTGTAAGATGTAATAATATCAACTACCTTTAAGTATGGTGATCGGTTCTTCTTAAGGTATTGATCCCATGTACTTTCCCACAAGGAGGTAGTACCCACGTGAGCAATAACTAAAGCATCAGCCCATTTATTTGCAGATATGCATTGAGAAACTGCCCTCTTGTTGTCCCCAACAACTAAAGCACGCTGAACAGTGAACACTGTCATCAAATGAAGGATCACTGCTCTCTTCCACTTCCACATCATCATCTTCGATTTTCTCTGAACCATTTGCATTATCTGCCATAACAATAAAAAGCACACAACATATGCAAGAGCCACAGCCTAATTGTTAGGCTGACAATCAAACGCAAACAGCATAAAACAATATTGCGCTTCGTGGATAGAACTTACTCTGATTTCTGAGTCTTTTTATCACATAAAACCCTTAATAAAGTTCTTTCCCCATTCTGTATTGCAGCTTCAAATTCAGATGAACGACTCAACAGACCGTCTTCAGTGACCATGTTGTTATGCACATAAACCtggaaaattataaataagatgAATTCAACTGAAAGGTTACAGAACATTGACAAAGAAATATACTCAAAGTACTAAAATCTTGCCTCTGAAGCCCCAGTAGGAGAACCTGAAGCACTAGGACGAAATGACACAAGTGTACCTCCAAAGCCAAAAGACACATCAGAATTCAGAATGTAAATTCAGAATGTCTCCTCCAACAGAATTCTGAATGCACACATCAAATAGTTTGCACTCAattcctcaaaaaaaaaaaaaaaaagtatttaaaacTAACATAGTGTAACTATAACAGCCACTAAACAAACATAGCACTTATAGCCCATGCGAAAAGCAAGGCGACATCTGCTGTTGTTTTGCCAAAATTATTCAGCTGCATCAAATAAAATTGACgattatttttaactttatatataaaaccgtaacttaaatttatatttaagtgaGCTTTGCCTACCGTAAAACTAAAAACTAATCCAGGATAGCTACTCTCCTGGTAATTATGGGGTATAACAGGCGAAATCTGGCAACAAACTATTTTCAATGCTGGATCAGGTTCAGCATTTGAATAATACAGATGATCAGTGTAAGAGATGCAATACCAGTATAAATATCATAGAGGACTCCAAAGAGTTGGTTTCTTTGTACCTTGCTTCAGTTAATTTGTTTCTTCCTTAGAGAATTCCTTTGAAACCCTTATCAGTGGGCCAATCAAACACAGGGAAACACTTTCTTTTGTATTTGCAAAATCACTTCGTATTGTGattgcaaaattgcatttagggactaaggatccatcaaagcacaatagataatagcatttagggactagggtcaacaactagctttcacatttaGGCATCATCCAGCATTTTTGGGTCACCCTTAAAAATATCATGGAACAAAGTTTATCCATCCACATTTTGactaaatttcatattaaaattactttgctttgaaagccaccatccaaATTTTCCATTataaataaagaattcataatgcattttcctcaaaagtcattgaggcatccatcccttacaaaacttaaGTAACATTAgagacaagggtcattaagttcataatgcgaaatcacttctaattgcagttgcaaaattgaatttagggaccaAGGATCATCGAAGCagaatatatatccattcatgcattattatgaataaaaattcataattttttttaatagaaaagcagACACCGATAGAGACAAGCAATTacggcaacaactagctttcacaatCAGTGACGTTTAATCTCTTCCAAAAATTGAAAGTTCATTTTTTTccgaagcagaagattgaaagttCTTGAATACTcaagaattaaaaaattgaaaacccaTCATCGTTACCAATAGGTATTAATTATAAACCAAACAGGGCAAATATGTTGGAATGAAGTTTCCaataagcagaagattgaaagttATTGGGACAAAACACGTTTCCTCAATTAAAGTTTCGTGTTTTCAAGCAGAAATTGAATGCCAGAAGCTAATTTTTAAAACAAGGCTTGACTCTATtcaattactattttttttactgtctaatgctaattttatcatttttgtaCATTCTCATTGTCCAAAAACCATAGCGTCTAAGTCTAATTCACTGAGGGACAACTCTACTAATTAAATAAGTCAGTGGCCGCAACTATATTGAATATGATAATGTACCTCTCGACTCTCTCACAACCATGCCGCTCAGTATTGTTTTACATTTCctcaaaaaattaacaaaagagTATGTACTCTAATTTTCTGCTCACAGCATGATAAAGAATAATGCAGTGCAAAAAGCTTAGATTTTGGAAATGATATCGCTATCAAAGTATCGATGTAGTATCACCGAAACATAAGTcaaaaattttcttttgaaatatataaaatttagagGGAAACTCAGAGCATATTTTGAGGAATATGGTAGGCATATTGGTATCAAATACAGGTATACCACCGATGCTTTAGCAATTTTGGAGTATCTCACATAACTAGAAAATCCAGGTTCCAATGAGACAATTGAAGGAAATAACGTGACACAACACTTACGAAGAGGGTTTTGAAATCATAACTCACCTGTAATGCTGTATTCCCAGAAACTTCCGTCGCAGTATCACCAGCATTCGCAAACCTATTAACCCAACCTGCCATGAAATGAAAGCTGTAAGAATACACAGGCGAAGCTAAAAAGTAATGTACAGAAGTGATAACTCAAAAATGGATTGCAGCAAAAACTTCAGTCACTTgccatataaatttaaaatgggTACTGACACATATCATTACTCTCCACATCCAAGCATTCAACAAtataatcaaaacataaaaaactgaCACAGGAATCATATACCTCTTGATCtgacttttcatttttttggatAGAAAGTTGCTATAATTTGGCATGAAGCCACATTAACACCAACACCTGAACCATCAACCTTCCCCTTACCCACCAGGATGCTTTTAACTTCAGTTACAGTCTTCCACTAACAGTTCCATGAGATTTCAGTTTCCAAATCACCGTCGAACCTGAACACTGTTATGTACAACAATAAAAGATTTTGTATttatcaagcagaagattgaatcttattgaatgatcaagaataataaaaatgggtAAGGTTCTACCTTTTTTCAGTTACTAAATCCAAGACTTACATTTATAATTATCAACGTAAATCTTATACTatacaattttataaaattttatcagATATACAACCTCATTATGGATTCCTCCATTAATCATATTGCCATATCATAAGAAATAGTTTAGACTCCAAAGAGTTGGTTTCTTTATAACCGTGgctaacatattttttttttaacctgctcttcttttatgcttttttttttctttcttttcttacaCTATTCAAACTCATCAAGGCCAAACAAAGTCCATGAACTATACATTAACTTTTAACTCATCTACAACTCACTCCTCATCACAATAAAATCCACTCCCACATAAAAAACCACAATTCCACAAATATGGAACTAAAAGGGAAGGAAAAACAATAGATGTTCTGTACCAGTTTGTTAATGCAACAATCTACAATCTTAGTAGTATGCTTAAACACAAACCTTAAATTCCACC encodes:
- the LOC123920314 gene encoding protein transport protein SEC31 homolog B-like is translated as MQMVQRKSKMMMWKWKRAVILHLMTVFTVQRALVVGDNKRAVSQCISANKWADALVIAHVGTTSLWESTWDQYLKKNRSPYLKVVSAMVSNDLLSLVNTRPLKFWKETLALFAQRDEWTMLCDTLASKLMGDGNTLAATLCFICAGNIDKTFEIWSRSCNSLKFLQDLMEKTIVLALATGQKRFSASLCKLVEKYAEILASQGLLTTAMEYLKLLGSEELSTELVILKDLIALSTEPGKLFLGFLYGMV